A genomic stretch from Deinococcus cellulosilyticus NBRC 106333 = KACC 11606 includes:
- a CDS encoding TerD family protein: MPVSLSKGGNVSLTKEAPGLTSITVGLGWDIRTTDGAAFDLDASAFLLGESGKVASDSDFVFFNNNKSTDGSVEYGGDNRTGEGAGDDETIKIDLTRVPQTVTRIVIAVTIYDAETRRQNFGMVRNAYARVLNNAGGAEIARYDLSEDASTETAMIFAEVYRHNTDWKFKAIGQGYNNGLRGLALDFGVNVG; the protein is encoded by the coding sequence ATGCCAGTCAGCTTAAGCAAAGGTGGAAATGTCAGCCTCACCAAAGAAGCCCCAGGTCTCACCAGCATCACCGTCGGTCTCGGATGGGACATCCGCACCACCGATGGAGCTGCATTCGACCTGGACGCCAGTGCCTTCTTGCTCGGTGAAAGCGGCAAGGTGGCCAGCGACAGCGACTTTGTCTTCTTCAACAACAACAAGAGCACCGATGGCAGCGTGGAATACGGTGGTGACAACCGCACTGGTGAAGGCGCAGGTGACGATGAAACCATCAAAATCGACCTGACCCGCGTTCCCCAGACCGTCACCCGCATTGTGATTGCCGTGACCATTTACGATGCTGAAACCCGCAGACAGAACTTCGGCATGGTGCGCAACGCCTACGCCCGCGTTCTGAACAACGCTGGTGGCGCAGAGATCGCCCGTTACGACCTCTCCGAGGATGCCAGCACCGAAACCGCCATGATTTTCGCTGAAGTGTACCGCCACAACACCGACTGGAAGTTCAAGGCCATCGGTCAGGGGTACAACAACGGCCTGCGCGGTCTGGCCCTGGATTTCGGCGTCAACGTCGGCTGA
- a CDS encoding TerD family protein, with product MAINLSKGGNINLSKEAPGLRKVRIGLGWDVRATDGAAFDLDAMALLVKEDGKASSDADLIFYNNLKHASGGVEHTGDNRTGQGEGDDESILVELARVPAQIHRVVVSVSIHEGQSRGQSFGQVRNAFIRVVDDETGTEVARYDLSEDASTETLMVFGELYRHGADWKFRAVGQGYREGLEAFLRNHGFNV from the coding sequence ATGGCAATCAATCTCAGCAAAGGTGGAAACATCAACCTCAGCAAGGAAGCGCCCGGTCTGCGCAAGGTCCGCATCGGTCTCGGCTGGGACGTGCGGGCCACCGACGGAGCCGCATTTGACCTGGACGCCATGGCCCTGCTCGTCAAGGAAGATGGCAAGGCCAGCAGCGATGCCGACCTGATTTTCTACAACAACCTCAAACACGCCAGTGGTGGGGTCGAGCACACTGGAGACAACCGCACCGGTCAGGGTGAAGGGGACGACGAGAGCATTCTGGTGGAACTTGCCAGGGTCCCTGCCCAGATTCACCGTGTGGTGGTTTCCGTGAGCATCCACGAAGGTCAGTCCCGGGGCCAGAGTTTCGGTCAGGTGCGCAACGCCTTCATCCGCGTGGTGGATGATGAAACCGGAACCGAAGTGGCCCGTTACGACCTCTCCGAGGACGCCAGCACCGAGACCCTGATGGTCTTCGGGGAACTGTACCGCCATGGTGCAGACTGGAAGTTCCGAGCTGTGGGCCAGGGGTACCGCGAGGGCCTCGAAGCTTTCCTCAGAAATCACGGTTTCAACGTTTGA
- a CDS encoding DUF475 domain-containing protein — protein MRREFGFAFVVTLICLAGAFFYGLRTGDMATAGSFLLIAVILGVMEVSLSFDNAVVNASVLKNMDAVWQRRFLTWGILIAVFGMRFIFPIVIVAVVAKLGFIEVAQLAFNNPQEYARHLNEAHVPISAFGGTFLMLVFLKYLMDPEKEVHWLAFIERPLAKIGRLDTIQVFLTGVLLLVLVNYTVHPEEKLTALIAGLVGILTYIFIDALGGLFDADDMAAKAGAAGLTAFIYLEVLDASFSLDGVIGAFAITKEVVVIAAGLCIGAVFVRSLTLMLVKKGTLQQYVFLEHGAHYGIGALAIIMLVSMNHDVHIPEVVTGLIGVGFIVASVLWSMKYQRDNPQLSEG, from the coding sequence ATGCGTCGAGAGTTTGGTTTTGCTTTTGTGGTGACCCTGATCTGCCTTGCAGGGGCCTTTTTTTACGGCCTGCGCACAGGAGACATGGCCACCGCAGGTTCGTTTCTGCTGATTGCCGTGATCCTGGGGGTGATGGAAGTGTCCCTGAGTTTCGACAACGCCGTGGTGAACGCCAGCGTGTTGAAAAACATGGACGCGGTGTGGCAGAGAAGGTTCCTCACCTGGGGGATTCTGATTGCGGTGTTCGGGATGCGGTTCATCTTCCCAATCGTGATTGTGGCGGTGGTCGCCAAGCTGGGATTCATTGAGGTCGCACAGCTGGCCTTCAACAATCCGCAGGAATACGCCCGTCACCTGAATGAGGCCCACGTACCGATTTCTGCGTTTGGGGGCACCTTCCTCATGCTGGTGTTCCTGAAGTACCTGATGGACCCCGAGAAGGAAGTGCACTGGCTGGCCTTCATTGAGCGCCCTCTGGCCAAAATTGGTCGCCTGGACACCATTCAGGTGTTCCTCACTGGTGTGCTGCTGCTGGTTCTGGTGAATTACACCGTGCACCCTGAAGAGAAACTCACTGCACTGATTGCCGGTCTGGTGGGCATCCTGACCTACATCTTCATTGATGCCCTTGGGGGCCTCTTTGATGCCGATGACATGGCTGCCAAAGCAGGTGCAGCAGGTCTGACCGCCTTCATTTACCTGGAAGTGCTGGACGCCAGTTTCTCTCTGGACGGTGTGATCGGGGCCTTCGCCATCACCAAGGAAGTGGTTGTGATTGCTGCAGGTCTGTGCATCGGTGCAGTCTTCGTGCGTTCCCTGACCCTGATGCTGGTGAAAAAAGGCACCCTGCAGCAGTACGTGTTCCTGGAACACGGCGCACACTACGGAATCGGGGCTCTGGCAATCATCATGCTGGTCAGCATGAACCACGACGTGCACATTCCCGAAGTGGTCACCGGTCTGATCGGGGTGGGCTTCATTGTGGCTTCCGTGCTGTGGTCCATGAAGTACCAGCGGGACAATCCACAGCTCTCTGAAGGCTGA
- a CDS encoding ATP-grasp domain-containing protein — MKTRVWFNKGFSVLHHVLQAMHATGQWELHATHTTQEAPMLYGPWHHELEPKGVIGKDYVAWALEYCRKHRIEVFFPSKEKSIIEKHKAEFEAIGTKVVVAASAETMRLLDHKSEFLASFPTGICPIPNYRTFHTLAEFEQAVLELGGETEPLCFKPSVGIYASGFRMLRRRSRMTLLLGNELYAMSYKEAREYFGNNKKFTEMLLMQLCEGVERSIDCVALDGELAQCVIRSKSQEGGSQISEENPEVEQIVRGITRHYGLSGIFNMQLKDRQGVPNMLEINPRPSGGIHMSITAGLNFGHYAALLALGRIRPDEVPAPKRKVKMMSFSSSLLVREEVMEEVH; from the coding sequence ATGAAAACAAGGGTCTGGTTCAACAAGGGATTCAGTGTGCTCCATCATGTGCTGCAGGCCATGCACGCCACAGGCCAGTGGGAACTTCATGCCACCCACACCACCCAGGAAGCCCCCATGCTCTACGGGCCCTGGCACCACGAACTGGAACCCAAAGGGGTCATTGGGAAGGATTATGTGGCCTGGGCTCTGGAGTACTGCCGGAAGCACCGCATCGAGGTCTTTTTCCCTTCCAAAGAAAAAAGCATCATCGAGAAGCACAAAGCAGAATTTGAGGCCATTGGGACGAAAGTGGTGGTTGCTGCGTCTGCCGAGACCATGAGGCTTCTGGACCACAAATCGGAATTTCTGGCTTCCTTTCCCACAGGCATCTGCCCCATTCCCAATTACCGCACCTTCCACACCCTCGCTGAATTCGAGCAGGCCGTGTTGGAACTGGGGGGCGAAACAGAGCCCCTGTGCTTCAAACCCAGTGTGGGCATCTATGCCAGCGGGTTTCGGATGCTTCGCCGCAGAAGCCGCATGACTTTGCTGCTGGGCAATGAACTGTATGCCATGAGTTACAAGGAAGCCCGGGAGTACTTTGGGAACAACAAGAAGTTCACCGAAATGCTCCTGATGCAGCTCTGTGAAGGTGTAGAGCGTTCCATTGATTGTGTGGCCCTGGATGGAGAACTGGCCCAGTGCGTGATCCGCAGCAAGAGCCAGGAGGGTGGAAGCCAGATCAGTGAGGAAAACCCTGAAGTGGAACAGATCGTCAGAGGGATCACCCGCCACTATGGCCTGAGTGGCATCTTCAACATGCAACTGAAAGACCGCCAGGGTGTGCCCAACATGCTGGAGATCAACCCCAGGCCGAGTGGTGGCATCCACATGAGCATCACGGCCGGACTGAATTTTGGACATTACGCTGCACTGCTGGCCCTGGGGCGAATCCGTCCTGATGAGGTGCCTGCCCCGAAACGCAAGGTCAAGATGATGAGCTTCAGCAGCAGTTTGCTGGTGCGCGAAGAGGTCATGGAGGAAGTGCATTGA
- a CDS encoding TerD family protein: MQKLVPGQKIKLSEVTPSLQLEIDVQVQGASREYDISCFLLNEQEKLPSDDHVVFYNNLRSQQGEVVLAQRDAFSSKFELDLSKVQQGVKRLAFTCTVDDGLTFKDVKTGRVRVSSGGNLLLEFVFTGTQFSQEKAVILAEIYFKDVWRFGATGQGFNGGLADLVRHYGGTVERPAPTPPPAPPAPTPAPGAEEKPTVNLKKITLEKRGDSGKVNLRKDGRKQPIHINLNWDQQAAPQRSGLWSLLPGQASGGTADLDLGCMYEMQNGYRGVIQALGNTFGAKDTVPYIYLDKDDRSGSSTDGENLLILRPDMIRRVVVFAYIYQGVSTFQDVGGRMRITDDQGNEIHLKLDQPDPGLKFCAICSITNSGDHIEVTKEERYFRGHQETDEHYGFGFRWQSGQKS; this comes from the coding sequence ATGCAAAAACTGGTTCCCGGTCAGAAAATCAAACTTTCAGAGGTCACCCCCTCCTTGCAACTTGAAATCGATGTGCAGGTGCAGGGTGCATCCCGAGAGTACGACATCAGCTGTTTTTTACTGAATGAGCAGGAAAAATTGCCCTCGGATGACCATGTGGTCTTCTACAACAACCTGCGTTCCCAGCAGGGAGAGGTCGTGCTGGCCCAGCGAGATGCTTTCAGTTCAAAATTTGAACTGGACCTCTCGAAAGTCCAGCAGGGCGTCAAACGTCTGGCCTTCACCTGCACGGTGGATGACGGCCTCACCTTCAAGGATGTGAAAACCGGGCGGGTGCGGGTGTCGAGTGGTGGAAACCTGCTGCTGGAATTCGTGTTCACCGGAACACAGTTCTCGCAGGAAAAGGCTGTGATTCTGGCCGAAATCTACTTCAAAGACGTCTGGCGCTTCGGGGCCACCGGGCAGGGTTTCAACGGGGGTCTGGCCGATCTGGTGCGCCATTACGGTGGAACAGTGGAGCGCCCGGCCCCCACCCCACCACCTGCCCCTCCTGCTCCAACCCCTGCTCCAGGAGCAGAGGAGAAACCCACAGTCAACCTGAAAAAGATCACCCTGGAAAAACGGGGGGACTCTGGCAAGGTGAACCTGCGCAAAGATGGCCGCAAGCAGCCCATTCACATCAACCTGAACTGGGACCAGCAGGCTGCCCCACAACGCAGTGGTCTTTGGAGTTTGCTGCCTGGGCAGGCCTCTGGAGGCACCGCTGATCTGGATCTGGGCTGCATGTATGAAATGCAAAACGGATACAGAGGGGTCATTCAGGCCCTTGGAAACACATTTGGCGCAAAAGACACCGTGCCCTACATCTATCTGGACAAGGATGACCGCAGCGGCTCTTCCACCGATGGGGAAAACCTCTTGATCCTCAGGCCAGATATGATCCGGCGCGTGGTGGTCTTTGCCTACATCTACCAGGGGGTCTCAACCTTTCAGGATGTGGGAGGACGCATGCGCATCACCGACGATCAGGGGAACGAAATCCACCTGAAACTCGACCAGCCCGATCCCGGGCTGAAATTCTGCGCCATCTGCAGCATCACCAATTCCGGCGATCACATTGAGGTCACCAAAGAAGAACGTTATTTCCGGGGCCACCAGGAAACCGATGAGCATTACGGGTTCGGCTTCCGCTGGCAGTCCGGTCAGAAATCCTGA